Proteins found in one Amphiura filiformis chromosome 14, Afil_fr2py, whole genome shotgun sequence genomic segment:
- the LOC140169936 gene encoding uncharacterized protein, with product MDFVGNNWQERPPPVDVRTPYTCSTVNWPSTSWGCDAETQTLSHHELVSEALKAMITDRLRSKGLPLIACAHTRGFQLQNIINGIVESHRVTCKQPNQVQHQGNTSLHEVDDDENEVQEASRLIEELSSALSQPMQQHSGSGKATTTGIRQLRKRHMGNTESGAPLERKKAKRAPKGTVYPCAKCSTTFSMQKDLIKHYNTVHSLCRPFKCDKCELWFKTNSERTKHIKAVHLNLHKFYCSICNRGCSSQNKLIEHENIHLKDKDRPIKCKYCNKGFPSTKDLKVHVRTHEVETKVQCELCTARFVSFNHSYKCHMKLVHKAHVRYESNKCLLCDKEFGEFKQRPLLMEHMKENHSDMGFACKECGRKCDTAAKLATHEQSVHRRVPVSAYNPKKVDVGVGDVSRELLMCKLCGGMFALRTALDQHLPIHFNNEDALSKKELAEIVDMQVEASITSYQLSKIATSLIEKIDSHSHVRKSSKKKKRKRLNAPKKSPVALKVKHQQKGRDKSCQSQTPVLKNRREPDKSIVQSTTAVSSPNDNSVSDQSGKTEPGNEDNMREGVICSATLSSQSKKGEVESKQLSKKSLQPEICTTVNSNTTGRKYLSAPGHPTLIVDQSASQSAEGSNQDVESHQTEVTKPRNRNTVEDGMKRSQRIVLKSESKNDAEMMVERSTTTVGESKENQHDSSKTDGQLVNAAKVCSKPQLQIRLPPGVISGGKAPNPDQVREMIRTGKMTISMKVPVTKLTPTSSSIQQSTSKTLVLMDSTSTPGIINKTLALDEPFPVSLHVANDENASSKSDAEAASSAESDTKASSSSEYDTVAASSSTSDAKVESSSNV from the exons ATGGATTTTGTTGGTAATAACTGGCAGGAACGACCACCTCCTGTTGATGTGAGAACACCATATACATGTAGCACAGTAAACTGGCCGTCAACAAGTTGGGGCTGCGATGCTGAAACACAGACCTTATCACATCATGAACTTGTCAGTGAG GCACTCAAAGCCATGATAACAGACCGTCTGAGGAGTAAAGGCCTCCCTCTGATAGCCTGCGCTCATACAAGAGGATTTCAGCTTCAGAACATCATCAATGGCATAGTTGAGAGTCATAGGGTTACATGCAAACAACCCAATCAGGTTCAACACCAAGGGAATACCTCACTACATGAAGTTGACGATGATGAAAATGAGGTCCAGGAAGCATCTCGGTTGATAGAAGAATTGAGTAGTGCTTTAAGCCAACCAATGCAGCAACATTCTGGGTCTGGCAAGGCAACAACTACAGGTATTCGACAACTGAGGAAGAGACACATGGGTAATACAGAGTCTGGTGCACCACTTGAGCGTAAAAAAGCAAAGAGAGCACCAAAAGGGACAGTATACCCGTGTGCAAAATGCAGCACGACGTTTAGTATGCAAAAAGATTTGATTAAGCACTACAATACCGTGCATTCGTTATGTAGGCCCTTTAAATGCGACAAGTGTGAATTGTGGTTTAAAACTAATAGCGAACGAACTAAGCACATCAAGGCAGTGCATCTAAATTTACACAAGTTTTATTGTTCTATTTGTAACAGGGGATGTAGTTCACAGAACAAGTTAATTGAACATGAGAACATTCATTTAAAAGacaaagataggcctataaaatgcAAGTATTGCAATAAGGGTTTTCCATCCACAAAAGACTTGAAAGTTCATGTTAGAACTCATGAAGTAGAGACAAAAGTCCAGTGTGAGCTGTGCACAGCAAGGTTTGTGTCATTCAACCACagctacaaatgtcacatgaaactcgtacACAAAGCACACGTTAGGTATGAGAGTAATAAATGTTTACTCTGTGACAAAGAATTTGGAGAATTTAAACAGCGCCCTCTTCTAATGGAACACATGAAGGAAAACCATAGCGACATGGGATTTGCTTGCAAAGAGTGCGGAAGGAAATGTGATACCGCAGCTAAGTTGGCAACTCATGAGCAAAGTGTACACAGGAGGGTACCCGTATCTGCCTATAACCCAAAGAAGGTGGATGTTGGGGTTGGTGATGTATCACGAGAGTTATTGATGTGCAAATTATGTGGGGGAATGTTTGCACTTCGAACCGCTCTAGATCAACATTTGCCAATTCATTTCAACAATGAGGATGCCCTTTCGAAAAAAGAGCTAGCAGAAATTGTCGACATGCAGGTGGAAGCTTCTATTACCAGCTACCAGCTATCGAAAATTGCCACAAGTTTGATTGAAAAAATAGATTCACATTCACATGTCAGAAAATCttccaaaaagaaaaaaaggaagaggTTGAATGCTCCAAAGAAGTCACCAGTTGCTCTAAAGGTTAAACATCAACAGAAAGGAAGGGACAAAAGTTGCCAATCACAGACACCAGTATTGAAAAATAGAAGAGAACCAGACAAGAGCATTGTTCAAAGTACAACTGCTGTGAGCAGTCCGAATGACAACAGTGTTAGTGATCAATCTGGAAAAACTGAACCAGGAAACGAAGATAATATGCGAGAGGGTGTAATTTGTAGTGCAACTTTATCAAGTCAGTCAAAGAAAGGTGAAGTTGAGAGCAAACAGTTGAGTAAAAAGAGTCTCCAACCTGAAATATGCACAACAGTAAACAGTAATACTACTGGTCGAAAGTATTTATCAGCTCCCGGTCACCCGACTTTAATTGTTGATCAAAGTGCAAGCCAGTCAGCTGAAGGTAGCAATCAAGACGTAGAAAGTCACCAAACTGAAGTAACTAAACCGAGAAACAGAAACACTGTGGAAGATGGAATGAAGAGAAGTCAGCGTATCGTACTGAAATCAGAAAGCAAAAATGATGCTGAAATGATGGTAGAGAGGAGTACTACCACAGTAGGTGAATCAAAAGAGAACCAACATGATAGCAGCAAAACAGATGGGCAACTGGTAAACGCAGCAAAAGTTTGCAGCAAACCACAGCTCCAGATACGCTTACCGCCTGGTGTAATATCGGGAGGTAAAGCACCAAATCCGGACCAAGTTAGGGAGATGATTCGGACAGGAAAAATGACAATATCCATGAAAGTTCCTGTGACAAAGTTGACACCGACATCTTCATCTATTCAACAGAGTACAAGTAAAACACTGGTTTTAATGGACAGTACATCTACTCCAGGGATCATAAATAAAACTCTTGCCTTAGATGAGCCTTTTCCGGTTAGTTTGCATGTGGCAAACGATGAGAACGCTTCATCTAAATCTGATGCCGAGGCTGCATCCTCAGCTGAGTCTGATACCAAGGCTTCATCCTCATCTGAGTATGATACCGTGGCTGCATCCTCATCTACGTCTGATGCCAAGGTTGAATCCTCCTCCAATGTCTGA